One segment of Thermosynechococcus sp. HN-54 DNA contains the following:
- the metG gene encoding methionine--tRNA ligase — protein MSPRFSLTTPLYYVNALPHIGSAYTTIAADVLARFYRLQGYQVRFITGTDEHGQKIERTAQQRGLSPQAHCDEIAAGFQTLWQQLHIQYDRFSRTTSPRHQAIVTEFFQRVWDNGDIYLGQQQGWYCVECEEFKEERELLDGQRCPIHVNRAVEWRDERNYFFRLSKYQQALLDYYAEHPDFVQPPSRRNEVLSFIERGLQDFSISRVNLAWGFPVPTDPEQTLYVWFDALLGYVTALLEPEDEPTLANALKTWWPINLHMIGKDILRFHAISWPAMLMSAGLALPQQIFVHGFLTKDGQKMGKSLGNTLDPFGLVAQYGADAVRYYFMKEVEFGRDGDFSETRFVNILNADLANDLGNLLNRTLKMAWKYTDGKVPNVQGSAIPREHPLRQLAEHLCQTYGQGYRQLAFHEVCQQALTLARAGNKFLDEEAPWKRYKAGETQAVAEILYCVLESVRLVAYVLAPIIPQLSEAIYGQLGYNVKFKGSVAPDLLGDRQAQWGVLPASQSLANPEPIFQKLSLPATVADSP, from the coding sequence TTGTCACCGCGCTTTTCACTGACTACCCCCCTGTACTACGTCAATGCTCTTCCCCACATTGGCAGTGCCTACACCACAATTGCTGCCGATGTACTGGCTCGTTTTTATCGGTTGCAGGGCTATCAGGTGCGGTTCATTACCGGTACCGATGAGCATGGCCAGAAAATTGAGCGTACAGCACAACAGCGAGGTCTCAGTCCTCAAGCCCACTGTGATGAAATTGCCGCTGGCTTTCAAACCCTCTGGCAGCAACTGCATATCCAGTACGATCGCTTTAGCCGCACCACTAGTCCTCGCCATCAGGCAATTGTCACTGAGTTTTTTCAGCGGGTCTGGGACAACGGCGACATTTACCTCGGTCAGCAGCAGGGTTGGTACTGCGTCGAGTGCGAGGAGTTCAAGGAAGAACGGGAGTTACTTGACGGTCAGCGCTGTCCCATTCATGTCAACCGCGCGGTGGAATGGCGAGACGAGCGCAACTATTTTTTCCGTCTCTCGAAGTATCAGCAAGCGCTGCTGGACTACTACGCTGAACATCCTGACTTTGTGCAGCCCCCTAGCCGTCGCAATGAGGTGCTGAGTTTTATTGAGCGGGGGCTTCAGGACTTTTCCATTTCGCGGGTGAACTTGGCCTGGGGCTTTCCCGTGCCTACAGACCCAGAGCAAACCCTCTATGTCTGGTTTGATGCCCTCTTGGGCTATGTCACGGCGCTCCTTGAACCGGAGGATGAGCCAACCCTCGCCAATGCCCTCAAAACGTGGTGGCCAATTAACCTGCACATGATTGGTAAGGATATTCTGCGCTTCCATGCGATTTCTTGGCCTGCAATGTTGATGTCTGCGGGTTTAGCGTTACCGCAGCAGATCTTTGTCCATGGCTTTCTCACGAAGGATGGTCAAAAAATGGGCAAAAGTCTGGGGAATACCCTTGATCCCTTTGGCTTGGTGGCACAATACGGTGCCGATGCGGTGCGCTACTACTTCATGAAGGAGGTGGAGTTTGGTCGCGATGGGGACTTTAGTGAGACCCGCTTTGTCAATATCCTCAATGCGGATCTGGCCAATGATCTAGGGAATTTGCTCAATCGCACGCTGAAAATGGCGTGGAAATATACCGATGGGAAGGTGCCCAATGTCCAAGGGTCAGCGATTCCACGCGAGCATCCCCTGCGGCAACTGGCAGAACACCTCTGCCAAACCTATGGCCAAGGGTATCGGCAACTGGCCTTCCATGAGGTGTGTCAACAGGCACTGACGCTGGCACGGGCAGGGAATAAGTTCCTTGATGAAGAGGCACCTTGGAAACGCTATAAGGCTGGAGAAACTCAAGCAGTTGCGGAAATCCTCTATTGTGTCTTGGAGTCAGTGCGCCTTGTGGCCTATGTCCTGGCCCCGATTATCCCCCAACTGAGTGAGGCCATCTATGGACAGTTGGGCTACAATGTGAAATTTAAAGGATCAGTTGCCCCAGACCTTTTGGGCGATCGCCAAGCCCAGTGGGGTGTTTTACCTGCGTCACAATCTCTGGCCAATCCAGAGCCGATTTTCCAAAAACTGTCGCTCCCTGCAACCGTCGCCGATTCCCCTTGA
- a CDS encoding NYN domain-containing protein codes for MVTSSSSVIYTPEQVLQNRGRVAIFIDGSNLFYAALQLGIEIDYSKLLCHLTQGSRLFRSFFYTGVDPTNEKQQGFLLWMRRNGYRVVSKELVQLPDGSKKANLDVEIAVDMMALVGCYDTAILVSGDGDLAYAVDAVSYRGARVEVVSLRSMTSDSLINVADRYIDLESIREEIQKAPRPTYTYRPVTGSLTPPPIVTPHWGQEPPETQETSAAEDSPETLDNLDNNNASA; via the coding sequence ATGGTTACATCTTCGTCTTCAGTTATTTACACACCAGAACAGGTGTTACAAAATCGCGGGCGCGTTGCCATCTTTATTGATGGCTCGAACCTCTTCTATGCAGCACTGCAACTGGGTATCGAAATTGACTATTCAAAGCTCCTCTGCCACCTGACCCAAGGCTCGCGGCTCTTTCGCTCCTTCTTCTACACGGGGGTTGACCCCACCAATGAAAAACAGCAGGGGTTTTTGCTGTGGATGCGCCGCAATGGCTATCGTGTTGTCTCCAAGGAACTCGTCCAACTCCCCGATGGTTCTAAAAAGGCGAATCTTGACGTGGAAATTGCCGTGGATATGATGGCACTGGTGGGCTGCTATGATACTGCCATCTTGGTCAGCGGCGATGGCGATTTGGCCTATGCGGTGGATGCGGTGAGTTATCGCGGGGCACGGGTTGAGGTGGTGAGCTTGCGATCGATGACGAGCGATAGCCTCATTAACGTTGCTGATCGCTACATTGATCTGGAGAGCATTCGCGAAGAAATCCAAAAAGCACCCCGACCGACCTATACCTACCGCCCCGTCACGGGTAGCCTGACGCCACCCCCCATTGTGACTCCCCATTGGGGTCAAGAACCTCCTGAAACCCAAGAGACGTCTGCTGCTGAAGACTCACCAGAGACCCTAGACAACCTCGACAATAACAATGCGTCTGCTTAG
- the lptC gene encoding LPS export ABC transporter periplasmic protein LptC, with translation MRLLRSTLPLCLLLALAGCGWVDQWVGEEPSPEPEITGEVQLQNLTLRQTNEKGQLLWLLQAAGARYQDDDRQQLEIQNLTGELKAEGKPAYKVAAKVVKVRQRQGQLWIEGRTTLTDLQHKGRIVADQLVWQGDRGVLIAQKNLQARYPQVTVTAKRLEADSQRQELRALNAVQVTSAAKEVKDLRLNTESLVWQQQPNRLLAGVVGEGGVTVVGVAGDRQGQRLQAQRAIWSISDQVVTLEGGVQVQLPDPALRVDGEMVRWLIPQQQLVSDRPLRVAYPTQGIQGQANRGVFLIAENRAIFDNAQINSQPQQAQLRAQRLNWWIPQQRVEASGQVEIQRPNAHLRTAQLIWRIPQQEVEAQGGVFYRQSHPRLQVQGQRAKGWLDRQEVIVSGNVQSEVPVQLRLP, from the coding sequence ATGCGTCTGCTTAGAAGCACCCTACCACTCTGTCTTTTGCTGGCCTTAGCCGGCTGTGGTTGGGTGGATCAATGGGTAGGCGAGGAGCCATCGCCAGAACCAGAGATTACGGGTGAGGTGCAGCTCCAGAATCTCACCCTGCGCCAGACCAATGAAAAAGGTCAACTCCTCTGGCTTCTGCAAGCGGCGGGAGCACGCTACCAAGATGACGATCGCCAGCAACTGGAGATTCAAAACTTAACGGGAGAATTAAAGGCAGAGGGCAAGCCCGCCTACAAGGTGGCAGCCAAGGTGGTCAAGGTGCGACAGCGGCAGGGACAGCTCTGGATTGAGGGCCGCACCACGCTCACCGATCTCCAGCACAAGGGCAGGATTGTGGCCGATCAATTGGTTTGGCAGGGCGATCGCGGGGTGCTCATTGCCCAGAAAAACCTACAAGCCCGCTATCCCCAAGTCACCGTTACCGCCAAGCGCCTCGAAGCCGATAGCCAACGCCAAGAACTGCGTGCCCTCAATGCTGTTCAGGTGACTTCAGCAGCCAAGGAGGTTAAAGATCTGCGGCTCAACACCGAGAGTCTAGTCTGGCAGCAGCAGCCCAATCGCCTATTGGCAGGGGTTGTGGGTGAAGGGGGCGTCACAGTTGTCGGTGTGGCGGGCGATCGCCAAGGGCAGCGGCTACAAGCCCAAAGGGCGATTTGGTCAATTAGTGATCAAGTGGTCACCCTTGAGGGGGGCGTACAGGTGCAACTTCCTGACCCTGCCCTACGGGTTGATGGAGAAATGGTGCGCTGGTTGATTCCCCAGCAGCAATTGGTGAGCGATCGCCCCCTGCGCGTAGCGTACCCCACCCAAGGAATTCAAGGACAGGCCAATCGCGGTGTCTTCCTGATTGCTGAAAACCGCGCCATCTTTGACAATGCCCAAATCAATAGCCAACCCCAACAGGCGCAACTGCGTGCCCAACGCCTCAATTGGTGGATTCCTCAACAGCGGGTGGAAGCCAGTGGTCAAGTGGAAATCCAGCGCCCCAATGCCCACCTACGCACCGCTCAACTGATCTGGCGCATTCCCCAACAGGAAGTGGAAGCCCAAGGGGGGGTCTTTTACCGCCAGAGCCATCCCCGTCTCCAAGTTCAGGGACAGCGGGCAAAAGGGTGGCTCGATCGTCAGGAGGTGATTGTCAGTGGCAATGTTCAAAGTGAAGTGCCGGTGCAACTACGCCTCCCCTAA
- a CDS encoding 2OG-Fe(II) oxygenase produces the protein MSAAPLQILDLGGEILLFQRLIPARQCQQVIATAEKVGFEDAQILMGTVDRSVRGGGLLRFDPQDPQQDKMRQILLQATQTIQIVLYQHYGIRFPEIENFSILRYRVGEGYRRHVDNLLLASRQMELAQGIPTRDVSLVGYLNEDFQGGETYFDRQGVKVTPRTGDVVVFPAYYTHPHTALPVVQGTKYAFATWLFY, from the coding sequence ATGAGTGCTGCACCATTGCAAATTCTTGACTTGGGGGGTGAGATTCTCCTCTTCCAGCGTTTGATTCCGGCTCGCCAGTGTCAGCAAGTGATTGCTACGGCTGAGAAGGTGGGGTTTGAGGATGCGCAAATTCTCATGGGGACGGTGGATCGCTCGGTGCGCGGTGGCGGCCTACTACGCTTTGATCCCCAAGACCCTCAACAGGACAAGATGCGGCAGATTCTTCTCCAAGCCACACAAACGATTCAAATCGTCCTCTACCAGCACTATGGCATTCGCTTTCCTGAAATTGAGAACTTCTCGATCCTGCGCTATCGGGTGGGTGAGGGCTATCGCCGCCATGTGGACAACCTATTGCTGGCCAGTCGGCAAATGGAACTGGCACAAGGTATTCCCACGCGGGATGTGAGTCTTGTGGGCTACCTGAACGAGGACTTTCAAGGGGGAGAAACCTACTTCGATCGCCAAGGGGTGAAGGTCACGCCTCGCACCGGTGATGTCGTTGTTTTTCCCGCCTACTACACCCATCCCCATACGGCTTTACCAGTGGTGCAGGGCACCAAATATGCCTTTGCCACTTGGTTATTCTATTGA
- a CDS encoding IMS domain-containing protein — translation MRIPLDYYQVLGVPIQATPEQIEQAFQDRLLQLPTHQHSPTTVATRRELIEQAYAVLREPEQRHAYDRQCRTVDSDDLIAQLDSDATAPQLEISDQQFSGALLLLYELGNYSQVVKLGEQFLKGDAFDLNRPYTSSAAVADITLTVALAYLELGREEWQRQSYQAAASRLEAGLRVLQRANLFPDLQEQFQTELNRLRPYRILELLALPLSDSVNRQRGILLLREMLSDRGGIEGRHDDYSGLGVEDFLKFILQLRSHLTTAEQQELFERESRRPSAVATYLAVHALVARGVHELQPSYIRRAKDLLERLLPNQDIYLELASCLLLLGQPTEALAALEKSQDQQSLAFIRRHSSDSPDLLPGLYYYTEQWLREEIYPAFQDLGETPVALETYFADPNIQTYLEALSDDSIAPEPTSTTASALPEVIRPTVAVPPPVSFTAETLPLEYHTGLGQGLSASAATASSTATQTVTPPASTRKRRSPPTSCHKKRQACFWMGAGVVLVGLGALAKVYWPAKTAEAPTPPLPVTPMPTPVATPTPTPQPTTLATTLTPEMTRARLRTWQQIKAQALGRTFQVDKLATILAEPELSRWRSRAQSLKSEGSHWVYTLRNLEVKAVRPQGGDRVEVLAEVDEDARFYEQGTLRNDISYSDPYRVIYTFTRRGDRWLIQRMQVVS, via the coding sequence GTGCGCATTCCCCTCGATTACTACCAAGTGTTGGGTGTGCCAATTCAGGCAACGCCGGAGCAAATTGAGCAAGCGTTTCAGGATCGGCTGTTGCAACTGCCCACCCATCAGCACTCCCCCACCACCGTTGCCACCCGTCGTGAACTCATTGAGCAAGCCTATGCAGTTCTGCGGGAACCTGAGCAGCGCCATGCCTACGATCGCCAGTGCCGCACCGTTGATTCCGATGATTTGATTGCCCAGTTGGATTCCGATGCCACTGCTCCCCAACTTGAAATCAGTGATCAGCAATTTTCGGGGGCACTCCTCCTGCTCTATGAACTGGGGAACTACTCCCAAGTGGTCAAACTGGGAGAACAATTTCTGAAGGGGGATGCTTTTGATCTCAACCGCCCCTATACTTCCTCTGCCGCCGTTGCCGACATTACCCTCACTGTGGCTTTGGCCTATCTAGAATTGGGACGCGAGGAATGGCAGCGGCAGTCCTACCAAGCAGCCGCCTCTCGCCTAGAAGCTGGTCTCAGGGTACTTCAGCGGGCGAACCTTTTTCCCGACCTCCAGGAGCAATTTCAGACGGAACTGAATCGCCTACGTCCCTACCGAATTCTGGAGTTACTGGCTCTGCCTCTATCCGATAGTGTCAATCGACAGCGGGGTATTTTATTGCTGCGGGAGATGCTCAGCGATCGCGGAGGCATTGAAGGTCGCCATGATGACTACTCTGGCCTAGGGGTGGAGGATTTTCTCAAGTTTATTTTGCAACTGCGCAGCCATTTGACCACCGCAGAACAGCAGGAACTCTTTGAGCGGGAATCGCGGCGTCCGTCAGCGGTGGCGACCTATCTAGCGGTGCATGCCTTGGTGGCACGGGGGGTGCATGAACTTCAGCCAAGCTATATCCGTCGCGCCAAGGATTTACTAGAGCGGCTTCTCCCCAATCAAGATATCTATCTCGAACTGGCCAGTTGCCTGTTGCTATTGGGACAACCCACTGAGGCATTGGCAGCCCTTGAAAAAAGTCAGGATCAGCAGAGCCTCGCCTTTATCCGCCGCCATTCCAGTGATTCCCCAGATCTACTGCCGGGGCTTTACTACTACACCGAACAATGGCTGAGGGAGGAAATTTATCCAGCCTTTCAGGATTTAGGCGAAACCCCCGTTGCCTTGGAGACCTACTTTGCTGATCCCAATATCCAAACTTACCTAGAGGCTCTCAGTGACGACTCTATTGCCCCTGAGCCAACTAGCACCACTGCCTCTGCCCTACCCGAAGTCATTAGACCCACGGTGGCTGTGCCGCCGCCCGTCTCCTTCACAGCGGAAACGTTGCCCTTAGAGTATCATACTGGGCTGGGTCAAGGCTTGTCGGCATCGGCTGCTACCGCTTCTTCAACCGCAACGCAGACAGTCACGCCCCCAGCATCCACTCGCAAACGGCGCAGCCCTCCAACCAGTTGCCATAAAAAACGTCAGGCTTGTTTTTGGATGGGTGCAGGGGTTGTTCTTGTTGGGTTAGGAGCTTTAGCAAAAGTCTATTGGCCAGCCAAAACGGCTGAAGCCCCCACCCCGCCACTGCCAGTGACCCCGATGCCAACTCCTGTGGCAACGCCGACCCCGACGCCACAACCAACGACCTTAGCCACCACCTTAACGCCCGAGATGACGCGCGCTCGCCTCCGTACGTGGCAGCAAATTAAAGCCCAAGCCTTGGGTAGGACGTTTCAAGTGGACAAACTCGCAACCATTTTGGCAGAACCAGAACTCAGCCGCTGGCGATCGCGGGCACAAAGCCTTAAATCTGAGGGTAGCCATTGGGTGTATACTCTGCGGAACCTAGAGGTGAAGGCAGTGCGTCCTCAAGGGGGCGATCGCGTGGAGGTGTTGGCAGAAGTGGATGAGGATGCCCGTTTTTATGAACAGGGGACACTGCGCAATGATATTTCCTATAGCGATCCCTACCGCGTGATCTACACTTTTACTCGGCGGGGCGATCGTTGGCTGATTCAACGGATGCAGGTGGTTAGCTAA
- a CDS encoding carbohydrate ABC transporter permease codes for MKGRSLTPYLFLAPALGLLTLTVFWPALQAFFLSFTRYETDLLSPPVWVGWANFVQLWRDGVFWKTLGNTFLYLVVVVPILAIAPLLLAILVNQPLRGIRWFRAAYYSPVIISMVVAGIAWRWLYAPNGLLNQLVQGLHLRDTPIPWLTSPHLALFSVMAVTVWKGLGYYMVIYLAGLQGISGELYEAAALDGSEGWQQHWDITLPLMRPYIFLVSIISAISATKVFEEVYVMTQGGPLNSSKTIVYYIYETAFQRLEINYACTMGLVLFLFILSLSLFNLKFGRRLDMPLS; via the coding sequence ATGAAAGGGCGATCGCTCACCCCTTACCTCTTTCTTGCCCCTGCCTTGGGGTTACTCACACTGACGGTCTTTTGGCCAGCGCTACAGGCCTTTTTCCTCAGTTTCACCCGCTATGAGACGGATCTCCTGAGTCCGCCCGTGTGGGTGGGATGGGCCAATTTTGTCCAATTGTGGCGCGATGGCGTCTTCTGGAAAACCCTAGGCAATACCTTTTTGTATCTCGTGGTGGTGGTGCCAATTCTGGCGATCGCGCCCCTGCTGCTGGCCATTCTGGTCAATCAGCCCCTGCGGGGCATCCGCTGGTTTCGTGCTGCCTACTACAGCCCCGTGATTATCTCAATGGTGGTGGCGGGGATTGCCTGGCGCTGGCTCTATGCCCCTAATGGCCTCCTAAACCAACTGGTACAGGGTCTGCATCTGCGGGACACCCCCATTCCTTGGCTGACAAGTCCCCACTTGGCGCTCTTTAGTGTCATGGCGGTTACGGTTTGGAAAGGCTTGGGCTACTACATGGTGATCTACCTAGCGGGGCTTCAGGGGATTAGCGGTGAACTCTACGAAGCGGCGGCGCTCGATGGCAGTGAGGGCTGGCAACAACACTGGGACATTACCTTACCGCTGATGCGTCCCTATATCTTTTTGGTGAGCATTATCTCAGCAATTTCTGCCACGAAGGTCTTTGAAGAAGTCTATGTGATGACCCAGGGGGGGCCCCTCAATAGCTCCAAGACGATTGTTTATTACATTTATGAAACTGCCTTTCAGCGGTTGGAGATTAACTACGCCTGTACGATGGGACTGGTCTTATTCCTGTTTATCCTGTCGTTGTCCCTCTTCAATCTCAAGTTTGGCCGACGGCTAGACATGCCCCTTAGCTAA
- the carA gene encoding glutamine-hydrolyzing carbamoyl-phosphate synthase small subunit: MPTPALLVLADGSVFRGFSFGAPGTAIGEVVFNTGITGYQEVLTDPSYCGQIVTFTYPELGNTGTTPEDDESDRPQVRGAVARNICDVPSNWRSQQSLPDYLKAHRIPAIYGIDTRALTRKIRTVGAMNGGISTEILDPVELLQKVLAAPSMQGQNLAKVVTTRTPYEWTEPTPPAWEFRPQTATEEPPLTVVAIDFGVKRNILRRLASYGCRVIVVPADTPAETILSYDPDGIFLSNGPGDPAAVQEGIETARKLLAAQRPMFGICLGHQLLGLSLGAETFKLKFGHRGLNQPAGLTREVEITSQNHGFAITEESLAQTPVEITHFNLNDKTVAGLKHQTLPIFSVQYHPEASPGPHDADYLFGEFVAQMRAYRQQHPRNQ; encoded by the coding sequence ATGCCTACACCCGCCTTGCTGGTTCTTGCCGATGGTTCCGTCTTTCGCGGTTTTTCCTTTGGGGCACCGGGAACGGCCATTGGCGAAGTGGTTTTTAACACCGGCATAACGGGCTATCAAGAGGTGCTCACCGACCCTAGCTATTGTGGACAAATTGTGACATTTACCTACCCTGAGCTAGGCAATACCGGAACCACCCCCGAAGATGATGAGTCGGATCGGCCGCAAGTGCGGGGTGCGGTTGCTCGCAACATCTGTGACGTGCCTAGTAACTGGCGATCGCAACAATCCTTACCTGATTACCTCAAAGCCCATCGCATTCCTGCAATTTATGGCATTGACACCCGCGCCCTCACCCGCAAAATTCGCACCGTCGGTGCCATGAATGGCGGCATCTCCACGGAAATCCTTGACCCCGTTGAACTGCTGCAAAAAGTCCTTGCCGCTCCCAGTATGCAGGGACAAAACCTCGCCAAGGTGGTGACCACTCGCACCCCCTATGAATGGACAGAACCGACGCCCCCAGCTTGGGAATTTCGTCCCCAAACGGCCACCGAAGAGCCACCCTTGACGGTTGTGGCCATTGATTTTGGCGTGAAGCGCAACATTCTCCGTCGCTTGGCCAGCTATGGCTGCCGTGTGATTGTCGTGCCGGCGGATACACCAGCAGAAACCATTCTCAGCTATGACCCCGATGGTATTTTCCTCTCGAATGGTCCGGGTGATCCTGCTGCTGTTCAAGAGGGCATTGAGACAGCACGAAAATTATTGGCCGCTCAGCGTCCCATGTTTGGCATTTGTCTGGGGCATCAGTTGTTGGGACTTTCTTTGGGGGCGGAAACCTTCAAGCTGAAGTTTGGTCACCGAGGGTTGAACCAGCCCGCTGGCCTGACGCGGGAAGTGGAAATTACCAGCCAAAACCACGGCTTTGCCATTACTGAAGAATCCCTTGCCCAAACGCCCGTTGAGATTACCCACTTTAACCTTAATGACAAAACCGTTGCCGGTCTGAAGCACCAAACATTACCGATTTTCTCAGTGCAGTATCACCCGGAGGCCAGCCCCGGGCCGCATGATGCTGATTATCTCTTTGGCGAGTTTGTGGCGCAAATGCGCGCTTACCGTCAACAACATCCCCGCAACCAATGA
- the hrcA gene encoding heat-inducible transcriptional repressor HrcA, producing the protein MTIELSDRQKQILGATINHYIATAEPVGSKAIATEYNLNVSPATVRNTMLLLEKSGLLYQPHTSAGRVPSDSGYRVYVDELVQPIPDVARKAESLLSERFIWGQQRLEVILRQAAQLLSDLSGYITLITLPNRLERQIRVIQLVALDPHQVMVILVLDTYETQSALIQLGQGEENPELRERTLQVLTNFLNHQLQGRSLVELSAIDWQKLDLEFQAYGQQLQTLLQQLSDRYSHQGTSFVMSGLAGVLQQPEFSQVEQVQMLLHLLEDQQDQLAPLIGANSQAPSQVQIRIGSENTLAPMQSCTLVYSCYCYGNSPVGSIGILGPTRMPYARIIPLVATAADYLTEQVSRRK; encoded by the coding sequence ATGACGATTGAACTCAGCGATCGCCAAAAGCAAATTCTTGGCGCCACGATTAACCATTACATTGCCACGGCAGAACCTGTCGGTTCAAAAGCGATCGCCACCGAATACAACCTCAACGTCAGCCCGGCCACGGTGCGCAATACGATGCTGCTGCTAGAGAAAAGTGGCCTGCTCTATCAACCCCACACCTCCGCAGGACGAGTCCCTTCTGATTCTGGCTATCGCGTTTATGTGGATGAACTTGTCCAGCCCATTCCCGATGTCGCCCGTAAAGCTGAGAGTCTTTTGAGTGAGCGGTTTATCTGGGGACAACAACGCCTTGAGGTGATCTTGCGGCAAGCCGCGCAGTTACTCTCGGATCTCAGTGGTTACATTACGCTGATTACGCTGCCCAATCGTTTGGAGCGGCAGATTCGGGTGATTCAACTGGTCGCTTTGGATCCCCATCAGGTGATGGTGATTCTTGTTCTCGATACCTACGAAACCCAATCCGCCCTCATCCAATTGGGTCAAGGGGAAGAAAACCCTGAGCTACGGGAGCGCACCCTACAGGTACTGACCAACTTCCTCAACCATCAGTTGCAGGGGCGATCGCTAGTGGAACTCAGTGCCATTGACTGGCAAAAACTGGACTTGGAGTTTCAGGCCTACGGCCAGCAGCTGCAAACCCTGCTTCAGCAATTGAGCGATCGCTACAGCCACCAAGGAACCTCCTTTGTCATGAGTGGTCTTGCCGGTGTTCTCCAGCAGCCGGAGTTCTCCCAAGTGGAGCAGGTACAAATGCTGCTGCATCTTCTTGAGGATCAACAGGATCAACTCGCCCCGCTAATCGGTGCAAATAGCCAAGCCCCCTCGCAGGTGCAAATTCGCATTGGCAGCGAAAATACCCTAGCTCCCATGCAGTCTTGTACATTGGTGTATTCTTGCTATTGCTACGGGAACTCGCCCGTGGGCAGTATTGGCATTCTAGGGCCGACCCGGATGCCCTATGCACGGATTATTCCCCTAGTGGCCACAGCGGCAGATTATTTAACTGAGCAGGTGAGTCGCCGCAAGTAA
- a CDS encoding recombinase family protein, which yields MVILAYEYIDPLWQPLPDPQAWGQEIDYWLLDVEASRPHLRYWLQRLEPGYWLLQQLSALGRTVTEVSDRLRHLEVAGITVIALAEGYVSDRPPTGDQLLSLWEQVKQQLHQQTLCHGHARNRLKHRPPPGRAPYGYRRGKEHYVIDRAAAAVVKDFVEHFLLYGSLSAAVRFIANTHHKRISIATGRRWLTHPVYRGHLYYQGHTVIPQTHPPLIAPEEAAQVDRLLRRQRSLPRRSASAPHPLAGLVVCRECQQRFGRTQVQPYRQPSQYAYLRPLHCPLSPKCRSIPYNAALTAVIDQIAQRLPRAIAQLSVPTPPLTAEIQAIEAQLHHLGELETQGLLDTETAQLRRYKLAGERAQLEAQRLQLPPSNLLQLAVTLGQPQFWYQLSAAEQRFYLREFLHAIEVTSRPPQPWSIHLRFIWESPIGSVS from the coding sequence GTGGTCATTCTTGCCTACGAGTACATTGATCCCCTCTGGCAGCCCCTACCTGATCCCCAGGCGTGGGGGCAGGAGATTGACTACTGGCTACTGGATGTGGAGGCTAGCCGTCCGCACTTGCGGTACTGGTTGCAGCGACTAGAGCCGGGCTATTGGCTGTTACAGCAGTTAAGCGCCTTGGGTCGAACTGTTACCGAAGTGAGCGATCGCCTGCGGCATCTAGAGGTAGCGGGTATTACCGTGATTGCCCTAGCCGAAGGCTACGTGAGCGATCGCCCCCCCACTGGGGATCAACTGTTATCCCTTTGGGAGCAGGTCAAGCAGCAACTCCACCAGCAAACTCTTTGCCATGGCCATGCCCGCAATCGCCTGAAGCACCGTCCTCCCCCTGGGCGTGCCCCCTATGGCTATCGCCGCGGCAAGGAGCACTATGTGATTGATCGAGCAGCAGCAGCTGTTGTCAAGGATTTTGTCGAGCATTTTCTCCTCTATGGCTCCCTCAGTGCCGCGGTGCGCTTTATTGCCAATACCCATCACAAGCGGATTAGCATTGCAACGGGTCGCCGCTGGTTGACGCATCCTGTCTATCGGGGACATCTCTACTACCAAGGGCATACGGTGATTCCCCAAACCCATCCCCCCCTCATTGCCCCTGAGGAAGCGGCTCAGGTGGATCGGTTATTGCGGCGGCAACGCTCTTTACCCCGTCGCAGTGCCAGTGCCCCCCATCCGCTGGCAGGCTTGGTAGTTTGCCGCGAGTGTCAGCAACGCTTTGGGCGGACTCAGGTGCAACCCTATCGTCAACCCAGTCAATACGCCTATTTGCGTCCCCTGCACTGTCCCCTCTCCCCCAAGTGTCGCAGCATCCCCTACAACGCAGCCCTGACTGCTGTGATTGATCAAATTGCCCAACGCCTGCCGCGCGCGATCGCCCAACTGTCGGTGCCGACGCCACCGCTGACCGCTGAAATTCAGGCGATTGAAGCCCAACTGCACCACCTTGGCGAACTAGAAACCCAAGGCCTTTTGGATACCGAAACTGCTCAACTGCGCCGCTATAAACTGGCGGGGGAACGGGCACAGCTTGAGGCTCAACGGTTACAATTGCCCCCTAGCAATCTGTTGCAACTGGCGGTTACCCTTGGTCAGCCGCAATTTTGGTACCAACTCTCGGCAGCAGAGCAACGGTTCTATCTACGGGAGTTTTTACATGCCATAGAGGTCACCAGCCGCCCCCCACAGCCTTGGTCTATCCATCTGCGATTTATTTGGGAATCCCCTATTGGCAGTGTTTCTTAA